In Pseudobacter ginsenosidimutans, the following are encoded in one genomic region:
- a CDS encoding RagB/SusD family nutrient uptake outer membrane protein: MKSSINIFAILLLILTTSCGKGFLEKKPNSSIVIPSTLSDFQQLLNSSSVNRSSILPAVSADEYYMVSQEALDASTPIERNAYVWNKDIYGEETRIAFWNNSYQSVFIANSVLAQLPGVPPQQQHTEAYNNVEGQAYFVRAFAYFDLLKSFSAPYDAATASADRGVPLKLSPNIDETQPRSSVQASYDLVIGDLLKAASLLPPKVQPTVRNQASKAAAYALFARLYISMRKYEQAELYADSCLNLYDTLVDYNTVSQTSNNPFTNTVAESIFFSFVNTQPAVIGLHNNSVLMSIDTVLLDFYAPYDLRRKIMYNTDPATKLTKTKTFYSNSGHPYGGLATDEIYLIKAECAARAGNKTIALQYLNDLLVTRFATGFFTPLGAADASEALQLVLKERRKELVWRAGLRWDDLRRLNKEGAGITLKRIIGGQTYTLPPNDPRYVFPIPDDEITLGGIEQNIR, translated from the coding sequence ATGAAATCCAGCATAAACATCTTTGCAATACTTCTGCTGATATTGACTACCTCATGCGGAAAGGGTTTCCTGGAGAAGAAACCCAACTCAAGTATCGTTATTCCATCTACCCTCAGCGATTTTCAGCAATTATTAAATTCCTCGTCAGTAAACAGGTCGTCCATTCTTCCGGCAGTGTCGGCCGATGAATATTACATGGTTTCGCAGGAAGCCCTGGATGCAAGCACACCGATTGAGCGGAATGCTTATGTGTGGAATAAGGATATCTATGGTGAAGAAACCCGGATTGCCTTCTGGAACAATTCCTATCAATCGGTATTCATCGCAAACAGTGTACTGGCGCAACTTCCGGGAGTTCCGCCTCAGCAACAGCATACAGAAGCGTACAACAATGTTGAAGGACAGGCTTATTTTGTCAGGGCATTTGCTTACTTCGATTTGCTGAAAAGTTTCTCGGCGCCTTATGATGCAGCAACAGCATCAGCCGATCGCGGCGTTCCGCTGAAACTTTCACCCAATATCGATGAAACTCAGCCCAGATCTTCCGTTCAGGCTTCTTACGATCTGGTGATCGGAGATTTGTTGAAAGCCGCCTCATTACTGCCTCCCAAGGTGCAGCCTACTGTCAGGAATCAGGCCAGTAAAGCAGCGGCATATGCGCTGTTTGCGAGATTGTACATCAGCATGCGTAAATATGAACAGGCTGAATTGTATGCAGACAGTTGCCTGAACCTTTACGATACTTTGGTTGATTACAATACAGTAAGTCAAACATCCAACAATCCATTCACCAATACCGTTGCCGAATCGATCTTTTTCAGTTTCGTAAATACACAGCCTGCCGTTATCGGGCTGCACAATAATTCTGTGCTGATGAGTATCGATACTGTATTGCTCGATTTTTACGCTCCTTATGACCTGAGAAGGAAAATAATGTACAATACGGATCCTGCCACGAAGTTGACAAAAACAAAAACTTTCTATTCGAATTCAGGCCATCCTTACGGCGGTCTCGCCACAGATGAAATATATTTGATCAAGGCAGAATGCGCTGCCAGAGCCGGCAATAAAACTATTGCACTTCAATATCTCAATGACCTCCTGGTCACCCGGTTTGCCACCGGGTTCTTCACTCCTCTGGGTGCTGCGGATGCATCCGAAGCATTGCAATTGGTGCTGAAAGAAAGAAGGAAAGAGCTGGTATGGCGTGCGGGGCTGCGATGGGATGACCTTCGCCGTCTCAACAAAGAGGGGGCAGGCATTACACTCAAAAGAATTATCGGTGGACAAACTTATACCCTTCCTCCCAATGATCCCCGCTATGTTTTTCCAATCCCTGACGATGAAATAACGCTTGGCGGAATTGAACAAAATATAAGATAA
- a CDS encoding ABC transporter ATP-binding protein, with the protein MNSSIVKVQHLSHRYAIQWAIKDINFELSRGGVYGLLGANGAGKSTIMNILCGVLRASHGDVFIRGVNIRKQPLEAKRFIGFLPQHPPVLGDLTVEEYLRHSAHIRLMPADSVKDATNEVMEKVAVTHFRKRLIKNLSGGFQQRVGIAQAIIHKPDLVVFDEPTNGLDPNQILEVRKLIKEIAEERTVLLSTHILQEVQALCDHVWMVNEGRFVFAGSMQEFDNQIQPSSIIISLMNPPSLQRIASLEGVVKVEQLAPQRFRLLFNDPTRVMDAVVSQSNTQGWRLTELQMEKNSLENIFASLSGKTIEQEGATNS; encoded by the coding sequence ATGAATTCATCTATCGTAAAGGTGCAGCACCTTTCACACCGTTATGCCATTCAATGGGCCATCAAAGACATCAATTTCGAATTGAGCAGGGGCGGCGTATATGGTCTGCTGGGCGCCAATGGCGCAGGCAAATCTACCATCATGAATATTCTTTGTGGCGTGCTTCGCGCATCACATGGAGATGTGTTCATTCGTGGCGTCAACATCAGGAAACAGCCGCTGGAAGCGAAGAGATTTATTGGTTTCCTTCCGCAGCATCCGCCGGTGCTGGGTGATCTGACCGTGGAAGAGTACCTCCGCCACAGCGCACATATCAGGCTAATGCCTGCCGATTCTGTGAAGGATGCCACCAATGAAGTGATGGAGAAGGTAGCGGTTACGCATTTCCGAAAGAGACTGATCAAAAATCTTTCCGGCGGTTTTCAACAACGCGTTGGTATTGCACAGGCCATCATCCATAAACCGGACCTTGTGGTGTTTGATGAACCTACCAATGGCCTCGATCCAAACCAGATACTGGAAGTACGAAAACTGATCAAAGAAATAGCAGAAGAAAGAACAGTGCTTTTGTCTACACATATCCTGCAGGAAGTACAGGCCCTCTGTGATCATGTCTGGATGGTGAATGAAGGCCGCTTCGTTTTTGCAGGTTCAATGCAGGAATTCGACAATCAAATTCAGCCGAGTTCCATCATCATCAGTTTAATGAACCCGCCATCCCTGCAACGTATTGCCAGCCTGGAAGGCGTAGTAAAAGTGGAACAACTTGCTCCGCAGCGATTTCGACTGTTGTTCAACGATCCCACCCGTGTAATGGACGCAGTGGTAAGTCAGAGCAATACACAGGGCTGGCGGCTGACGGAGCTGCAAATGGAAAAGAACTCGCTTGAAAATATTTTTGCTTCCCTCTCAGGAAAGACTATTGAACAGGAAGGAGCAACAAATTCATAA
- a CDS encoding Gldg family protein, whose amino-acid sequence MKTTCYLARTEIQKLFYSPVPWLVLVIYCFQSSLIFTGIWSQLLKNLSLGYDTSAITLRNFSDEMRGGAFQKISNYLYLYIPLITMGIMSRDISSGSIKQLYSSPITNWQIIMGKYLALLVFCLAITAVTGIFCLYAFYSIENVEVGLVLTGLLGMFLLMCAYCAIGLFMSSLTSYSVVAAMLTLGILFILNNVGTVGLDYAIVRDITYWLSLGAKSTYFIFGLISSKNLLYFLLVSGMFLGFTYIKLSSARQSATKMGNFLKYLAVFLGASLTGVISSLPSMQFYLDTTRSKINTLSKASQEVLSSLDEQLTVYTYSNMLDKGSNAHLALPKYVNYDFDRFANYVRFKPDTKIEYEYYYHKTDNEHLEKQYPFLTDEERLEKLKEINDWNFKIIPFASLQHKADLSSENYRFVRMLETRSGKRSFLRVFDDNWVLPFESEITAAIKGLVTTLPTIGFVSGHGERDSRNEFDRGYNRIAEEKAFRYSFINQGFYFADVSLGNAVPDSISILIIAEPRSPLSDTDRKHLDEYIARGGNLLICGEPDQVEWLNPLTGSLGVEFLKGTLVKPGDKSDPTLSILRPTAASKQFSFHMEEMLKSKNDVLVFPAAGALKVSRDHGFSVIPLVTSDSTEGWLELQTTNFVDDAPSFDPATEIKQPYETVVALSRKVNNKEQRIIIAGDADWISNGEILKQRPKIRTANYYLIKAVFYWLSEGKAPIDTRRAPPTDNSLTITKAGWAWHSFLLKWVLPLAIVAFTAVFLLRRKRK is encoded by the coding sequence ATGAAAACAACATGCTATTTAGCCAGAACAGAGATACAGAAATTATTTTATTCACCAGTGCCCTGGTTGGTACTGGTTATCTATTGCTTCCAGTCTTCACTCATTTTTACTGGTATATGGTCCCAGCTCCTCAAGAACCTTTCGCTTGGGTATGATACCAGCGCCATTACACTCAGGAATTTCTCGGATGAAATGCGAGGCGGTGCTTTTCAGAAAATATCGAATTACCTCTATCTCTATATTCCGCTCATTACAATGGGGATCATGAGCCGTGATATCAGTTCTGGTTCCATCAAACAATTGTACTCTTCCCCCATAACCAACTGGCAGATCATCATGGGAAAATACCTGGCGCTGCTGGTATTCTGCCTGGCCATTACCGCAGTAACAGGGATCTTTTGCCTGTATGCATTCTATAGTATCGAAAATGTGGAGGTGGGGCTGGTATTAACGGGATTGCTGGGCATGTTCCTGCTGATGTGTGCTTATTGCGCAATCGGCTTGTTCATGTCTTCACTGACCTCATATTCAGTGGTGGCTGCCATGCTTACCCTGGGCATATTGTTCATACTGAACAATGTTGGCACTGTAGGATTGGACTATGCCATTGTCAGGGATATCACTTATTGGTTATCGTTAGGAGCGAAATCAACCTATTTTATCTTTGGCCTGATCTCTTCGAAGAACCTGCTTTACTTTTTACTTGTTTCCGGCATGTTCCTCGGCTTCACTTATATCAAACTGAGTTCCGCCAGGCAGTCTGCCACAAAGATGGGTAACTTTTTGAAGTACCTGGCCGTATTCCTGGGAGCCAGCCTTACAGGCGTTATTTCGTCCCTGCCATCCATGCAGTTCTATTTGGATACCACCAGGTCGAAGATCAATACCCTCAGTAAGGCAAGCCAGGAAGTGCTCTCGTCATTAGATGAACAGCTTACAGTGTATACCTATTCAAATATGCTCGATAAAGGGAGTAATGCACACCTTGCTTTACCCAAATACGTGAATTACGATTTCGACCGCTTCGCAAATTATGTACGGTTCAAACCCGATACCAAAATAGAATATGAATATTATTATCACAAGACAGACAATGAGCACCTGGAAAAACAATATCCATTTCTGACAGATGAAGAAAGACTGGAGAAGCTGAAGGAGATCAATGACTGGAATTTCAAAATAATACCCTTTGCATCTCTTCAGCATAAGGCAGACCTGTCTTCTGAAAATTACCGATTTGTGCGTATGCTGGAAACCAGGTCAGGGAAACGCAGCTTTCTGAGAGTTTTCGACGATAATTGGGTGCTGCCATTTGAATCTGAGATCACAGCCGCTATCAAAGGTTTGGTAACCACGCTGCCGACTATTGGCTTTGTTTCAGGACATGGAGAACGCGACAGCAGGAATGAGTTCGACAGGGGTTACAACAGGATAGCAGAAGAGAAAGCTTTTCGTTATTCATTCATCAACCAGGGATTTTATTTTGCAGATGTTTCACTGGGGAACGCTGTTCCCGACAGTATTTCGATTTTGATCATTGCCGAACCAAGGTCTCCCCTGAGCGATACCGATAGAAAGCACCTGGACGAATACATCGCACGTGGAGGCAATCTGCTGATTTGCGGCGAACCGGACCAGGTGGAATGGTTGAATCCCCTCACCGGTTCACTGGGTGTTGAATTTTTGAAAGGCACCCTGGTGAAGCCCGGTGATAAAAGTGATCCCACACTTTCTATTTTAAGACCCACAGCTGCATCGAAGCAATTTTCTTTTCATATGGAAGAAATGCTGAAGAGCAAGAACGATGTACTTGTTTTCCCCGCGGCCGGTGCACTGAAGGTATCGCGTGATCATGGCTTCAGTGTTATTCCTCTGGTTACATCCGACAGCACCGAAGGTTGGCTTGAACTGCAGACCACCAACTTTGTAGATGATGCGCCTTCTTTCGATCCCGCCACTGAAATCAAACAGCCTTACGAAACTGTAGTGGCATTATCGAGAAAAGTAAACAATAAAGAGCAAAGGATCATTATAGCCGGTGATGCCGACTGGATCAGCAATGGAGAGATACTGAAACAACGTCCGAAGATAAGGACAGCCAATTATTATCTCATCAAAGCAGTTTTTTACTGGCTAAGTGAGGGCAAAGCTCCGATCGATACAAGAAGAGCACCACCCACGGATAATTCGCTCACCATTACGAAAGCTGGCTGGGCCTGGCATAGCTTCCTGTTGAAATGGGTGCTGCCACTTGCTATCGTTGCATTTACCGCTGTTTTTCTGTTGAGAAGAAAACGTAAATAA
- a CDS encoding thioredoxin family protein, producing the protein MKLFKYQQNTWLVAFALIGLVVSCSDAGTGSTSYGNISIADLPVKEEEQEYLATSQVHFIANPDWQKVIALAKKEKKSIYLFGYSKGCPGCEMMKKRVFISKDVADLIHANYIPVIADLSSTSPVKNDWEKKVDEFKQQLRINSFPINIIFDPEGRPLTRFGGVGSDPAKMIGAIQSSKEEKNQYYVQLSRFNADSASELSARKMIMFSRSVFDGDVTDSLLRIYLRNEKDLFTAEKIQFIGELLGSPQDTAVKVILDNREKIRSLENGYKAIRRAMILRISSRYSFISNMQEDEMNGKKHPDEFYARQIREYFPDYAAYAGELVMNTRMRAIYKRQNSPMFEAYSLQYLDKYGKEIDYATLLQCVQDLIDVAKKEETMAVLDGWCDYLLRHYRNVNVMVAKAYVLSKMGKTDQAKSFLAKERAGLSDPGQRAFIDSLKL; encoded by the coding sequence ATGAAACTTTTCAAATACCAACAAAATACTTGGCTGGTGGCCTTTGCATTGATCGGCCTGGTAGTTTCCTGCAGTGATGCTGGCACGGGTTCAACCTCTTACGGGAATATTTCCATCGCCGATCTTCCGGTGAAAGAAGAAGAGCAGGAATACCTCGCAACATCACAGGTGCATTTCATAGCAAATCCCGACTGGCAAAAAGTGATAGCGCTGGCAAAAAAGGAAAAGAAAAGCATTTACCTGTTTGGATACAGCAAGGGCTGCCCGGGTTGTGAGATGATGAAAAAAAGGGTTTTCATTTCAAAAGACGTAGCTGATCTGATCCATGCGAACTATATTCCGGTGATTGCCGATCTCAGTTCCACATCACCAGTGAAGAATGACTGGGAAAAAAAGGTGGATGAATTCAAACAGCAGCTCCGGATCAATTCCTTTCCAATCAATATTATATTTGATCCGGAAGGCAGGCCCCTTACGCGTTTTGGAGGTGTGGGATCGGATCCTGCAAAAATGATCGGGGCAATTCAATCGTCAAAAGAAGAGAAGAACCAGTATTATGTACAACTCAGCCGGTTCAATGCCGATAGCGCCAGCGAATTGTCAGCACGAAAAATGATCATGTTCTCCAGGTCCGTATTTGATGGTGATGTGACGGACTCCCTGCTTCGAATATATCTGCGCAATGAAAAAGATCTATTCACTGCCGAAAAAATACAATTTATAGGGGAGCTGCTGGGATCTCCACAGGACACTGCAGTGAAGGTTATCCTGGACAATCGTGAAAAGATCAGGTCACTCGAAAATGGCTACAAAGCCATTCGAAGAGCCATGATCCTCCGGATCAGCTCCAGGTATTCCTTCATCTCCAATATGCAGGAAGATGAAATGAACGGAAAGAAACACCCCGATGAGTTCTATGCCAGGCAGATCAGGGAATATTTCCCCGATTATGCAGCATATGCAGGTGAGCTGGTGATGAATACCAGGATGCGGGCCATCTATAAAAGACAAAACTCCCCCATGTTTGAAGCATATAGTTTACAGTACCTGGATAAATATGGAAAGGAGATCGATTATGCTACCCTGTTACAGTGCGTGCAGGACCTGATAGATGTAGCAAAAAAAGAAGAAACGATGGCTGTACTGGATGGCTGGTGTGATTATTTGCTCAGGCATTACAGGAATGTGAATGTGATGGTGGCCAAGGCCTATGTGCTTTCAAAGATGGGTAAAACGGATCAGGCAAAATCCTTTCTGGCAAAGGAAAGAGCAGGTTTATCTGATCCGGGTCAAAGGGCATTTATCGATAGTTTAAAATTATGA
- a CDS encoding MutS-related protein, with amino-acid sequence MNFITDEQTLNDLKIFARRGEVSVYALFNHTQTPGGAAILEQLFRYPLSDMSKIEQRSRTIQFFGQSGIQFPFRAEWFIYAEQYLANTDERSRMSGESSGFRRTVNKLMAGDTDFQELSKGIHALTELMYCAKQFITGIWERTIDSAYRKELESFRQILEEEDWQEVWEEGSRKKISYEKIVSLDKLFRFRKRDDLKKLLGFIYQLDVYLSVAGIAAEMQMCFPVIIPADENKLMMEEVKHPLLTGATGNDVQITAKQNVFFLTGANMAGKSTFMKTIGIAIYLAHMGFPVPARNMEFSVRDGLLTTINLPDNLSMGYSHYYGEVLRLKKVVNEMSGSKKMFIVFDELFRGTNVKDAYEATVALLAAFTKRKDCLFLISTHIVEAGHTLLENNDALQFGRLPTKMNGHQPVYTYRLEPGITEDRHGMLIINNEGILDIIRGKQQESINKMS; translated from the coding sequence ATGAATTTTATTACCGATGAGCAAACCCTCAATGATCTGAAAATTTTTGCGAGGAGAGGTGAGGTATCAGTATATGCCTTGTTCAATCATACGCAAACGCCGGGCGGAGCCGCCATTCTTGAACAGCTGTTCCGTTATCCCTTGTCTGATATGAGTAAGATCGAACAACGGAGCAGAACCATTCAGTTTTTCGGCCAGTCAGGAATTCAGTTCCCATTCAGGGCAGAATGGTTCATATATGCAGAACAATACCTTGCCAATACGGATGAGCGTAGCAGAATGTCGGGAGAAAGCAGTGGCTTCCGGAGAACCGTTAATAAACTGATGGCCGGCGATACGGATTTCCAGGAATTGTCAAAAGGCATACATGCATTGACTGAACTGATGTATTGTGCAAAACAATTCATAACGGGAATCTGGGAACGAACTATCGATTCAGCATACCGGAAGGAACTGGAGTCCTTCCGGCAAATACTGGAAGAGGAAGACTGGCAGGAGGTTTGGGAAGAAGGTTCCCGTAAAAAGATCTCGTACGAGAAAATTGTTTCACTGGATAAACTTTTTCGTTTCAGGAAAAGAGACGACCTGAAAAAACTGCTTGGCTTCATTTATCAGCTGGATGTATACCTGTCAGTTGCGGGAATAGCTGCTGAAATGCAAATGTGCTTCCCTGTTATCATTCCGGCTGATGAGAACAAACTCATGATGGAGGAGGTGAAGCATCCTCTTTTGACCGGCGCTACTGGTAACGATGTTCAGATCACTGCGAAGCAAAATGTGTTTTTTCTGACAGGCGCCAATATGGCTGGGAAATCCACTTTCATGAAAACGATCGGCATTGCGATCTACCTGGCGCATATGGGATTTCCTGTACCGGCGAGAAATATGGAATTCTCCGTTCGTGATGGCTTGTTGACCACCATCAACCTGCCTGATAATTTAAGCATGGGGTACAGTCATTATTATGGAGAAGTGCTACGCCTGAAAAAAGTAGTGAATGAAATGAGCGGTTCTAAAAAAATGTTCATTGTTTTTGATGAACTGTTCCGGGGTACGAATGTGAAAGATGCTTACGAAGCCACTGTGGCCTTACTGGCCGCTTTTACCAAAAGGAAAGATTGCCTTTTTCTTATCTCCACCCATATTGTGGAAGCTGGCCATACATTACTTGAGAACAATGATGCCCTTCAATTTGGAAGGCTGCCTACAAAGATGAATGGCCACCAACCTGTATATACTTACAGGCTGGAACCAGGAATAACTGAAGACAGGCATGGCATGCTGATCATCAACAATGAGGGGATCCTGGATATTATCCGGGGGAAACAGCAAGAATCAATAAATAAGATGTCATGA
- a CDS encoding MutS-related protein — translation MSFIADQQTLTDLNLTGRYNTHSIYNLFNKTVTEGGASLLDEMFQYPLVNADEINQRGRVIRFFQEEARFPLSNNQVKALEDYLSTKGEKLALNSYIHSGRSWLWRTLGIDDTYDNHRMVLLSSIGALNKLRVYFNNLLEKPTGELFDQRIGEICAAFNDQRLGWLKEAGDIQNHSVLKLARFDHCLRHTFYQQMQKLMKLLFELDVYIAVGKVASERGFQFATALHADDNLLVFEDLKHPALENGKGNGLALNSDRNVLFLTGANMAGKSTFMKSVAIAVYLAHMGFPVAARQMRLSVRDGIFSSINVPDNLGQGYSHFYAEVLRVKQVALEVRAGKKLLVIFDELFKGTNVKDAFDATFSVTEAFSERRECLFVISTHIIEVGEVLQRQCNNILFSYLPTVMKGMTPTYTYKLEEGSLQIVTA, via the coding sequence ATGAGTTTTATTGCAGATCAACAAACATTGACCGACCTGAATCTTACCGGCCGATACAATACCCATTCCATTTATAACCTGTTCAACAAAACAGTAACAGAAGGTGGTGCATCCCTGCTGGATGAAATGTTCCAATATCCGCTTGTAAACGCTGATGAAATTAATCAAAGAGGGCGAGTGATCAGGTTTTTCCAGGAAGAAGCCCGTTTTCCTTTGAGCAATAACCAGGTGAAAGCGCTGGAGGATTATTTAAGCACGAAAGGAGAGAAGCTGGCATTGAATTCATATATACATTCGGGCCGGAGCTGGTTATGGAGAACTCTGGGGATCGATGATACCTATGATAACCACAGGATGGTTTTGTTGTCCAGTATCGGGGCATTGAATAAACTTCGTGTTTACTTCAATAACCTGCTGGAAAAACCAACCGGCGAACTTTTTGATCAGCGTATTGGAGAGATCTGCGCTGCTTTCAATGATCAGCGTCTGGGCTGGCTGAAGGAAGCGGGTGATATCCAAAATCATTCTGTACTCAAACTGGCCCGTTTTGATCACTGCCTTCGCCATACTTTTTATCAGCAAATGCAAAAATTGATGAAGCTGTTGTTCGAACTGGATGTATATATTGCTGTAGGAAAAGTGGCATCTGAACGGGGATTTCAATTTGCTACAGCGTTGCATGCGGACGATAATCTGCTCGTATTCGAAGATTTGAAACATCCTGCACTTGAAAACGGGAAAGGCAATGGCCTGGCATTGAACAGCGATCGGAATGTTTTATTCCTTACAGGCGCTAATATGGCCGGCAAATCCACTTTTATGAAATCTGTAGCCATTGCCGTTTACCTGGCGCATATGGGTTTCCCCGTTGCAGCCCGGCAGATGCGCCTCTCTGTTCGGGATGGGATCTTTTCTTCCATCAATGTGCCCGACAACCTGGGCCAGGGCTACAGCCATTTCTATGCAGAAGTGTTAAGAGTGAAACAGGTAGCCCTTGAGGTGAGGGCCGGCAAAAAACTGTTGGTGATCTTTGATGAACTGTTCAAAGGCACCAACGTGAAAGATGCTTTCGATGCAACTTTTTCTGTAACGGAGGCCTTTTCTGAACGGCGTGAATGTTTGTTCGTGATCTCAACGCATATCATAGAAGTGGGTGAAGTGCTGCAACGGCAATGTAACAACATCCTTTTTTCTTACCTGCCAACTGTGATGAAAGGTATGACGCCAACTTATACCTATAAACTGGAAGAAGGATCACTGCAGATCGTCACGGCATGA
- a CDS encoding RNA polymerase sigma factor, translating to MSNNPYYDKELFKRIAEEDASAYQTVFELYYDKLHFNALKFLKSEFWAEEIVQEVFLELWDDRKKLVEIESPAAWMYRMVSNKCFNLLRRQEREMRIQYYIQLSKKTANDCQQNGYDFNLIRRLVLEAISKLPDQQRRIFLLRQEDGLSYKEIAQHLGISPNTVHTHLARSIQSVRNYLLVHGNFNFWIFFIIFFECL from the coding sequence TTGAGTAATAATCCATACTACGATAAAGAACTTTTCAAAAGGATTGCTGAAGAAGATGCTTCTGCTTACCAGACTGTGTTTGAATTGTATTACGACAAGCTGCATTTCAATGCGCTAAAATTTCTTAAATCTGAATTTTGGGCTGAGGAAATAGTACAGGAAGTTTTCCTGGAATTATGGGATGACCGGAAAAAACTGGTGGAAATTGAGAGTCCCGCTGCATGGATGTACAGGATGGTGTCTAACAAATGTTTCAACCTGCTCAGGCGGCAGGAGCGGGAAATGCGTATTCAATATTATATTCAACTTTCTAAGAAAACAGCGAATGACTGTCAGCAAAACGGTTATGATTTCAACCTGATAAGAAGGCTGGTGCTGGAAGCCATTTCCAAGCTCCCGGACCAACAACGCCGTATTTTTCTTCTAAGACAGGAGGATGGACTCAGCTATAAAGAAATTGCTCAACATCTAGGCATCAGTCCCAATACCGTTCATACCCATCTTGCCCGCTCCATTCAATCTGTGCGGAATTACCTGTTAGTACACGGTAACTTCAACTTTTGGATCTTTTTCATAATTTTTTTCGAATGCTTGTAG
- a CDS encoding FecR family protein, with the protein MGPQQDHISNLLQLYLTDRANPGQVEELFALLKASYDDADFDDQFQKAMQDSGLSDSIPARAENKAASFEMLLSARESLRSAWEKKSTGAVVTTLPTGKLRFLHRMKWVAMIIALIGTGTIAIVYFSGSGKNAASHELARQTALPDVQAPEKSRAFIVLADGQTISLDSLNQGLLANQGAVKLVKLDNGKIAYQSISAESIQEDQLNTLSNPRGSKVVEVILNDGSHVWLNAGSSITYPVAFTGKQRKVIVTGEAYFEVAQDATKPFYVSKGDWEVKVLGTNFNIDAYDDDLKIKVTLLKGSVKVSNSVPEDASGKQSGIVLKPGQQAIAAERQLAVNNTINLDAVMAWKNGYFNFNHADLPSVLQQISRWYDVEIVYQGPVPTMKFIGEIQRDFNLSEVLDVLTRTDVHFKIEGKKLIVTQQENE; encoded by the coding sequence ATGGGACCACAACAGGATCATATCTCAAACTTATTGCAACTGTACCTTACGGACCGTGCCAATCCCGGACAAGTGGAAGAGTTGTTTGCCCTGCTGAAAGCCTCATATGATGATGCTGATTTTGATGATCAATTCCAAAAGGCAATGCAGGATTCAGGGCTTTCAGATTCTATTCCTGCCCGTGCTGAAAATAAGGCCGCTTCTTTTGAAATGCTCCTGTCTGCAAGGGAGTCGTTAAGAAGTGCATGGGAAAAGAAAAGTACAGGAGCGGTTGTGACTACTTTGCCAACCGGTAAACTGCGTTTTTTACACCGGATGAAGTGGGTTGCGATGATCATTGCGTTGATCGGTACCGGAACAATTGCCATTGTTTACTTTTCTGGAAGCGGCAAGAATGCAGCTTCGCATGAGCTTGCCCGACAGACAGCGCTGCCTGATGTACAGGCCCCTGAAAAGAGCCGGGCTTTTATTGTACTGGCTGATGGACAAACCATTTCACTTGATAGTCTTAACCAGGGCCTGCTGGCCAATCAAGGTGCGGTAAAGCTAGTAAAGCTTGATAATGGGAAGATAGCCTACCAGAGTATATCAGCGGAAAGCATTCAAGAGGATCAGCTCAATACCTTATCAAACCCCCGCGGAAGCAAAGTTGTTGAAGTGATACTGAACGATGGGTCCCATGTATGGCTCAATGCCGGTAGCTCTATTACTTATCCGGTTGCCTTTACCGGAAAGCAACGTAAAGTAATTGTTACAGGGGAAGCTTATTTTGAAGTAGCACAGGATGCCACCAAACCTTTTTATGTAAGCAAAGGGGATTGGGAAGTAAAAGTGCTGGGCACAAATTTTAACATTGATGCTTATGACGATGACCTGAAAATAAAAGTGACCTTATTGAAAGGTTCAGTCAAAGTATCCAATTCTGTCCCGGAAGATGCATCCGGCAAACAATCTGGCATAGTGCTGAAACCCGGACAACAGGCAATTGCAGCAGAAAGGCAATTGGCCGTTAACAATACAATCAATCTCGATGCAGTGATGGCCTGGAAGAATGGTTATTTCAATTTCAATCATGCAGACCTGCCGTCTGTTCTTCAACAGATCAGCCGGTGGTACGATGTAGAAATTGTTTATCAGGGACCGGTACCAACAATGAAATTTATCGGAGAAATTCAACGCGATTTCAATCTCTCAGAAGTGTTGGATGTTTTGACCAGAACCGATGTGCATTTTAAGATCGAAGGGAAAAAACTGATTGTAACACAACAGGAAAATGAATAA